A genome region from Bradyrhizobium sp. WSM1417 includes the following:
- a CDS encoding bifunctional salicylyl-CoA 5-hydroxylase/oxidoreductase, whose translation MKVAIIGGGPAGLYAAILLKKQRPSAEITVYERNRADDTFGFGVVFSDATLDNFEKHDLPSYRRITQEFAYWDDIAVHFRGTVHRVGGNGFCGCSRQKLLLILQARARELGVVLNFEADVEDESRFADADLILVADGINSRFRDRYVDHFAPEVDLRANKFAWMGSTKPLDAFTFIFQETEWGPFIAHAYQYEAGHSTWIFETDPDTFERAGLTGLNETQSATRMAEIFGWFLDGHQLLTNRSTWRNFPMIRSKRWVKDNMVLLGDAKASAHFSIGSGTKLAMEDAIALAEAMEKAPSIKAALDVYEHGRREEVEKTQHAADVSLVWFEHVDRFWDFDPVQFAFGVMTRSKAITYDNLKLRAPDFVAEVERSFAKRVRDSGFDVDTEKPMVPLFQPFRLREMEIANRAVVSPMCMYSAKEGVPTDFHLVHYGSRAIGGAGLIFTEMTCVAREARITPGCTGLWNDEQEASWRRIVDFVHANSAAKICLQLGHAGRKGATKLMWDGMDRPLEEGGWEVFSASPLPYFPDSQVPRELDRAGMNAVRDAFVAAAERGERCGFDMLELHCAHGYLLASFISPLTNTRTDEYGGSLKNRLRFPLEIFEALRAAWPSRKPMSVRISATDWAEGGIGGDDAVAIARAFAEAGVDLVDVSTGQTVRDAQPIYGRMFQTPFSDQVRNEARVATMCVGNITTADQANTILAAGRADLVALGRPHLVDPSFTMRAAAWYGADDAFCPPQYLPGKDQIFRNSVRDRQDLEELRIKAKPKTRAELKAEATKPLAAE comes from the coding sequence ATGAAAGTCGCGATCATCGGTGGCGGACCTGCGGGTCTCTACGCTGCAATCCTGCTGAAGAAGCAGCGGCCGAGCGCTGAGATCACGGTGTACGAGCGCAACCGCGCCGATGACACCTTCGGCTTTGGCGTGGTGTTCTCGGACGCCACGCTCGATAATTTCGAGAAGCACGACCTTCCCAGCTACCGCCGCATCACCCAGGAATTCGCCTATTGGGACGACATCGCCGTGCACTTCCGCGGAACGGTCCATCGGGTCGGTGGCAACGGCTTTTGTGGCTGCTCGCGGCAAAAGCTGCTCCTGATCCTGCAGGCGCGCGCGCGCGAACTGGGGGTCGTCCTGAACTTCGAAGCGGACGTCGAGGACGAATCACGCTTCGCCGACGCCGATCTGATCCTGGTCGCGGACGGCATCAACAGCCGCTTTCGCGATAGATACGTCGATCATTTCGCGCCGGAGGTCGATCTCCGTGCCAACAAGTTCGCCTGGATGGGTTCGACCAAGCCGCTGGATGCCTTCACCTTCATCTTCCAGGAGACGGAGTGGGGACCGTTCATCGCCCATGCCTATCAATATGAAGCCGGGCACTCGACCTGGATTTTCGAGACCGATCCCGACACGTTCGAACGCGCCGGACTCACAGGGCTGAACGAGACCCAGTCGGCTACGCGAATGGCCGAGATCTTCGGCTGGTTCCTCGATGGGCACCAACTGCTCACCAACCGCTCGACGTGGCGCAACTTCCCGATGATCCGCAGCAAGCGCTGGGTCAAGGACAACATGGTTCTGCTCGGGGACGCCAAGGCGAGCGCGCATTTCTCGATCGGCTCGGGCACCAAGCTCGCGATGGAAGACGCGATCGCGCTGGCAGAGGCGATGGAGAAGGCGCCCAGCATCAAGGCGGCGCTGGACGTCTACGAGCACGGCCGCCGCGAAGAGGTCGAGAAGACGCAGCACGCCGCTGACGTCTCGCTGGTCTGGTTCGAGCATGTCGACCGCTTCTGGGATTTCGATCCCGTGCAGTTTGCCTTCGGCGTGATGACGCGCTCGAAGGCGATCACCTATGACAATCTGAAACTCCGCGCTCCTGACTTCGTGGCGGAGGTCGAAAGATCGTTTGCCAAGCGTGTTCGTGACAGCGGTTTCGACGTCGACACCGAAAAGCCGATGGTGCCGCTGTTCCAGCCCTTCCGGCTGCGTGAGATGGAGATCGCCAATCGCGCCGTGGTGTCGCCGATGTGCATGTATTCGGCGAAGGAGGGCGTGCCGACCGATTTCCACCTGGTGCATTATGGATCGCGCGCGATCGGCGGCGCCGGCCTGATCTTCACGGAGATGACCTGCGTCGCCCGCGAGGCCCGCATCACGCCCGGCTGCACAGGACTGTGGAACGACGAGCAGGAGGCGTCCTGGCGACGCATCGTTGATTTCGTCCATGCCAATTCAGCCGCAAAAATCTGCCTGCAGCTGGGGCACGCCGGGCGCAAGGGTGCGACCAAGCTGATGTGGGACGGCATGGATCGTCCGCTCGAGGAGGGCGGCTGGGAGGTGTTTTCGGCGTCTCCGCTGCCCTATTTCCCCGACAGCCAGGTTCCGCGCGAGCTCGATCGGGCCGGCATGAACGCGGTGAGAGATGCTTTCGTCGCGGCGGCCGAGCGCGGCGAACGCTGTGGCTTCGACATGCTCGAACTGCACTGCGCCCACGGCTATCTGCTTGCGAGCTTCATCTCGCCGCTGACGAACACCCGCACGGATGAGTATGGCGGCTCGCTGAAAAACCGCCTGCGCTTCCCGCTCGAAATCTTCGAGGCGCTGCGGGCCGCGTGGCCGTCGCGTAAGCCGATGTCGGTGCGCATTTCCGCGACCGACTGGGCCGAGGGTGGCATCGGCGGCGATGATGCGGTGGCGATCGCGCGCGCGTTTGCCGAAGCCGGCGTCGATCTCGTCGACGTCTCGACCGGGCAGACCGTGCGCGATGCGCAGCCGATCTATGGGCGCATGTTCCAGACGCCGTTCTCCGACCAGGTCCGCAATGAGGCGCGCGTGGCCACGATGTGCGTCGGCAACATCACGACGGCGGACCAGGCCAACACCATCCTGGCTGCCGGCCGGGCGGACCTCGTCGCGCTCGGGCGGCCGCATCTGGTCGATCCCTCCTTCACCATGCGGGCGGCGGCCTGGTACGGGGCGGACGACGCGTTCTGCCCGCCGCAATATCTTCCCGGAAAAGATCAGATTTTCCGCAACAGCGTGCGCGACCGGCAGGATCTCGAGGAGCTGAGAATTAAGGCTAAGCCCAAGACCCGGGCCGAGCTCAAGGCGGAGGCGACAAAGCCGCTTGCGGCGGAGTGA
- a CDS encoding SDR family NAD(P)-dependent oxidoreductase: protein MSGLPHSPHALVTGGGRGIGRAIAAALVEAGASVTVLGRNAARLEEAVNAGAAHFAAVADVSDETSLKAAIGEASARQPIDILIANAGSAESAPFSKSDSALFARMMDVNFMGVVHAVSAVLPGMKDRPYGRIVAIASTAGLKGYAYVSAYTAAKHAVVGLVRSLALEMAGSNVTINAVCPGFTDTDLVAGSIENIMKKTGRSREQAIAELAKHNPQGRLISPQQVADTVLWLCGEGAGAITGQAIAVAGGEI, encoded by the coding sequence ATGTCCGGATTACCGCATTCGCCGCACGCGCTGGTGACCGGTGGCGGTCGCGGCATCGGTCGCGCGATCGCAGCAGCGCTCGTCGAGGCCGGTGCGTCTGTGACCGTTCTTGGGCGGAACGCTGCGAGGCTTGAAGAAGCTGTCAATGCAGGAGCAGCGCATTTTGCGGCCGTCGCCGACGTCTCGGACGAAACCTCATTGAAAGCCGCCATCGGCGAAGCGAGTGCACGCCAGCCGATCGATATTCTGATCGCCAACGCGGGAAGCGCCGAGTCCGCGCCGTTCTCCAAATCCGACAGCGCCCTGTTCGCGCGCATGATGGATGTCAATTTCATGGGCGTGGTCCATGCTGTCAGCGCTGTGCTGCCCGGGATGAAAGATCGCCCCTATGGCCGTATCGTCGCGATCGCGTCGACGGCGGGGCTCAAGGGATATGCCTATGTCAGCGCGTACACCGCGGCCAAGCACGCTGTGGTCGGTCTCGTGCGGTCCCTCGCACTCGAGATGGCTGGCAGCAATGTGACCATCAACGCAGTGTGTCCCGGTTTCACCGACACAGATCTCGTCGCCGGCAGCATCGAGAACATCATGAAAAAGACGGGGCGTAGCCGCGAGCAGGCCATTGCCGAGCTCGCAAAGCATAATCCACAGGGACGATTGATCTCTCCTCAGCAGGTCGCGGATACCGTGCTCTGGCTGTGCGGCGAGGGCGCCGGCGCAATCACCGGGCAGGCGATCGCCGTTGCCGGTGGTGAGATTTAG
- a CDS encoding acyl-CoA dehydrogenase family protein: MTMQVSKTIGATDKVALDAPIFDPVAFRLSDEQAGIIARAREIGQSVFAGRAATYDREAIFPSENYRDLHRVGLLGIAVPKKHGGLGADYQTYALAAAEIGRYCGATALTWNMHVCSTLWSGPLADDLDMDTETRAEHEARRAVHYKRIVEDGAIYSQPFSEGGAAAAGGVAFGTEARPVEGGWIVNGKKIFASLSGHADYYGVLCTEIEEGEKASRRNTLYLAIPSKSDGVSVVGDWDPLGMRGTVSRTLLFKDVFVPADSALMPRGVYFQAAMRWPHMFLTLSPTYMGLAQAAYDFTVRYLRGEVPGMPPVKRRMYPTKQIAVAQMQIKLEQIKAIWFQAVTEARANPSKEQVLRAYAAQYSVMEGANELAALAIRTCGGQAMLRSLPLERIYRDSRCGSLMLPWTAELCLDRIGREALYEAGETDD; the protein is encoded by the coding sequence ATGACCATGCAAGTCAGCAAGACCATCGGCGCGACTGACAAGGTCGCGCTGGATGCGCCGATCTTCGATCCCGTCGCATTCCGACTAAGCGACGAGCAGGCCGGCATCATCGCGCGGGCGCGCGAGATCGGCCAGAGCGTATTCGCCGGCCGCGCCGCGACTTACGATCGCGAGGCCATCTTCCCGTCGGAGAATTATCGCGACCTGCATCGCGTCGGCTTGCTCGGCATTGCCGTGCCCAAGAAGCATGGCGGGCTCGGCGCGGATTATCAAACCTATGCTTTGGCGGCAGCCGAAATCGGCCGCTATTGCGGCGCGACTGCGCTCACCTGGAACATGCACGTCTGCTCGACGCTGTGGTCGGGCCCGCTCGCCGACGATCTCGATATGGATACAGAGACCCGCGCCGAGCACGAGGCGCGACGTGCAGTCCACTACAAGCGCATCGTCGAGGACGGCGCGATCTATTCGCAGCCTTTCTCGGAGGGCGGTGCGGCAGCGGCAGGCGGCGTCGCTTTCGGCACGGAAGCACGGCCGGTCGAGGGTGGCTGGATCGTCAACGGCAAGAAGATCTTTGCATCGCTCTCCGGCCATGCCGACTATTACGGCGTTCTCTGCACGGAGATCGAGGAAGGCGAGAAGGCTTCGCGCCGCAATACGCTTTACCTCGCCATCCCCTCGAAATCGGACGGCGTTTCGGTCGTCGGCGACTGGGATCCGCTCGGCATGCGCGGAACGGTCTCGCGCACGCTGCTGTTCAAGGACGTGTTCGTGCCCGCAGATTCAGCGCTGATGCCGCGCGGCGTCTATTTCCAGGCCGCGATGCGCTGGCCGCACATGTTCCTGACGCTGTCGCCGACCTATATGGGCCTTGCTCAAGCCGCCTATGACTTCACCGTGCGATATCTGCGCGGCGAAGTACCGGGCATGCCGCCGGTCAAGCGCAGGATGTATCCGACCAAGCAAATTGCGGTCGCGCAGATGCAGATCAAGCTCGAGCAGATCAAGGCGATCTGGTTCCAGGCAGTCACCGAAGCGCGCGCCAATCCGAGCAAGGAGCAGGTGCTTCGCGCTTATGCCGCACAATATTCGGTGATGGAGGGTGCCAATGAGCTCGCCGCGCTCGCGATCCGTACCTGCGGCGGTCAGGCCATGCTGCGCTCGTTGCCGCTGGAGCGGATCTATCGCGACAGCCGCTGCGGCTCGCTGATGCTGCCCTGGACAGCCGAGCTCTGCCTCGACCGGATCGGGCGCGAGGCGCTGTACGAGGCCGGCGAAACGGACGACTGA
- a CDS encoding enoyl-CoA hydratase family protein, whose protein sequence is MSRPANPVTLPLSDYSPQHFLLAVVDGVATVTLNRPERKNPLTFESYRELTDFFRACAFDDAVKSIVMTGAGANFSSGGDVFEIIGPLVKMDTKGLTAFTRMTGDLVKAMRACPQPIVAAVEGICAGAGAIIAMASDMRLAASGAKVAFLFNKVGLAGCDMGACAILPRIIGQSRASELLYTGRFMTAEEGERWGFFSRLVPPEQVLTQAQLLAKQIAEGPTFANTMTKRMLAMEWAMSVEEAIEAEAVAQALCMTTADFERAFEAFANKVKPVFRGD, encoded by the coding sequence ATGAGCAGACCAGCCAATCCCGTGACCTTACCGCTTTCGGACTATTCGCCGCAGCACTTCCTGCTAGCCGTCGTCGATGGTGTTGCAACCGTGACGCTCAATCGTCCGGAACGGAAGAATCCGCTGACCTTCGAGAGCTATCGCGAACTCACCGATTTCTTTCGCGCCTGCGCGTTCGACGATGCGGTCAAGTCCATCGTCATGACCGGCGCTGGTGCCAATTTTTCGTCCGGCGGCGACGTGTTCGAGATCATCGGTCCGCTCGTGAAGATGGACACCAAGGGGCTGACGGCGTTTACGCGGATGACCGGCGACCTCGTCAAGGCGATGCGGGCCTGTCCGCAGCCGATCGTTGCTGCGGTTGAAGGCATCTGCGCAGGCGCTGGCGCGATCATCGCCATGGCGTCGGACATGCGGCTTGCGGCGAGCGGGGCCAAGGTTGCATTTCTCTTTAACAAGGTGGGCCTTGCCGGTTGTGACATGGGCGCCTGCGCGATCCTGCCGCGGATCATCGGACAGTCCCGCGCTTCCGAGTTGCTCTACACCGGCCGGTTCATGACTGCGGAGGAGGGTGAGCGCTGGGGCTTCTTCAGCCGCCTCGTCCCGCCGGAGCAGGTGCTGACCCAGGCACAGCTACTGGCCAAGCAGATTGCTGAGGGACCGACCTTCGCCAACACCATGACCAAGCGGATGCTGGCCATGGAATGGGCGATGTCGGTGGAGGAGGCGATCGAGGCGGAAGCCGTTGCTCAAGCGCTGTGCATGACAACGGCCGATTTCGAACGGGCCTTCGAGGCCTTTGCCAACAAGGTCAAGCCGGTCTTCAGGGGCGACTAG
- a CDS encoding MarR family winged helix-turn-helix transcriptional regulator — translation MLDSETKAVETPEDHAEELRLWLRLLTCTTLIEGEVRGRLRQRFDVTLPRFDLMAQLDKAPDGMTLSDVSKRMMVSNGNVTGLVERLVESGHLDRRTSETDRRVQVIRLTKLGRAEFRRMAAEHETWIADLFADLTPKEVRELMRLLAKTKASAQKSAGRRRA, via the coding sequence ATGCTCGATTCCGAGACCAAGGCCGTCGAAACTCCGGAGGATCACGCCGAGGAGCTTCGGCTGTGGCTACGCCTCTTGACCTGCACGACCCTGATCGAGGGCGAGGTCCGCGGCCGGTTGCGGCAGCGCTTCGACGTCACATTGCCCCGTTTCGACCTGATGGCGCAGCTCGACAAGGCACCCGACGGCATGACGCTGTCCGACGTTTCCAAGCGCATGATGGTGTCGAACGGCAACGTAACCGGTCTCGTCGAGCGCCTCGTGGAATCCGGTCATCTCGACCGCCGCACGTCGGAGACGGACCGCCGCGTCCAGGTGATCCGGCTGACCAAACTCGGTCGCGCCGAATTTCGCAGAATGGCCGCGGAACACGAGACCTGGATCGCCGATCTCTTCGCCGACCTGACGCCGAAGGAGGTGCGCGAATTGATGCGGCTGCTCGCCAAGACCAAGGCATCGGCGCAGAAATCGGCCGGTCGCCGCCGGGCCTAG
- a CDS encoding cupin domain-containing protein has product MKSEITGITRANEGIQGISWNILGQTYVPKSNTEHSFSWHATLPPGTFVPPHIHPDQDEYLYMLEGKLDFMLGNSESQATAGDLIRLGMGVPHGIFNKSEQTAKVLFWVSPTRKLFDLFWGLHNMKEQKPEDVVAMAAEFNIHFLPPPPGG; this is encoded by the coding sequence ATGAAGAGCGAAATCACCGGCATCACACGGGCCAATGAGGGAATCCAGGGCATCTCCTGGAACATCCTCGGCCAGACCTATGTGCCGAAGAGCAATACGGAGCACAGCTTCTCCTGGCATGCGACGCTGCCGCCGGGCACGTTCGTGCCGCCGCACATTCATCCGGACCAGGATGAATATCTCTACATGCTGGAGGGCAAGCTCGATTTCATGCTCGGCAATTCCGAGTCACAGGCGACCGCGGGCGACCTGATCCGGCTCGGCATGGGCGTGCCGCACGGCATCTTCAACAAATCGGAGCAAACGGCGAAGGTGCTGTTCTGGGTGTCACCGACACGCAAGCTGTTCGACCTGTTCTGGGGCCTTCACAACATGAAGGAACAGAAGCCCGAGGACGTGGTGGCGATGGCGGCCGAGTTCAACATCCACTTCCTGCCGCCGCCTCCCGGCGGCTAG
- a CDS encoding alpha/beta fold hydrolase gives MITKDGRFAYEAAGDPGGTPLIFLHGIGGAARAWRQQLATFGGRFHTIAWDMPGYGGSAPLASVSIAALADALQQFIEQLGASKPILVGHSIGGMIAQKWLVQFPKLARAVVLAQTSPAFGKADGDWQKSFIAARLGPLDRGETMKSLAPSLVKELVGDDPDPRGMELARECMARVPEASYRAMMLALIGFDQRSTLKDISIPTLLLSGSKDNNAPAPMMAKTATYIPSAKYVELAGVGHLANLERPDAFDEALGRFLNSVAINT, from the coding sequence ATGATAACAAAGGACGGCCGCTTCGCCTATGAAGCAGCGGGCGATCCGGGCGGGACACCTCTGATTTTCCTGCATGGCATCGGCGGTGCGGCACGGGCGTGGCGGCAGCAGCTTGCCACATTCGGTGGCCGCTTCCACACGATTGCATGGGACATGCCAGGCTATGGCGGATCGGCGCCGCTCGCCAGCGTCAGCATCGCTGCCCTGGCGGATGCGCTTCAGCAATTCATCGAGCAGCTTGGGGCGAGCAAGCCAATTCTGGTGGGCCATTCCATCGGCGGCATGATCGCCCAGAAATGGCTGGTGCAATTCCCAAAACTGGCGCGCGCGGTCGTGCTGGCGCAGACCAGCCCGGCGTTCGGCAAAGCCGACGGCGATTGGCAGAAATCGTTTATCGCCGCACGGCTCGGGCCACTCGATCGCGGCGAAACGATGAAGTCGCTGGCGCCCTCTCTGGTGAAGGAACTGGTGGGCGACGATCCTGATCCCAGGGGAATGGAGCTTGCACGGGAGTGCATGGCAAGAGTGCCCGAGGCGAGCTATCGCGCCATGATGCTGGCCTTGATCGGCTTCGACCAACGCAGCACCCTCAAGGATATTTCCATCCCGACGCTGCTGCTGTCCGGCTCCAAGGACAACAACGCGCCGGCGCCAATGATGGCAAAGACGGCAACCTACATTCCATCTGCCAAGTATGTCGAGTTGGCCGGTGTCGGCCATCTCGCCAACCTGGAGCGCCCCGATGCCTTTGACGAGGCCCTCGGCCGGTTCCTGAACTCCGTCGCGATCAACACGTAG
- a CDS encoding ABC transporter substrate-binding protein, with the protein MKTQMTLAAAALLLGTAVSPSLAQEKIKLGVIVTLSGPAAALGQQVRDGFALGVKDLGGKMGGRDVEVVVVDDELKPDAGVTKVKGLLERDKVDFVVGPIFSNILQAIHRPVTESKTFLISPNAGPSTFAGKDCNPFFYVTSYQNDQVHEILGKVAQDRGYKRMYLMVPNYQAGKDSVAGFKLDYKGEIVEESYMPLNTLDFQPELSKISSQKPDALFTFMPGGLGVNLVKQYRQAGLADSIPVLSAFTVDESTLPAQQDAAVGMFGGANWAPNLDNPQNKKFVAAYEAAYNGVPGTYAFQAYDAAMLIDSAVKAVKGDLSNKDAVAAALKKADFTSLRGAFKFNTNGYPIQDFYLTKVAKRADGKFQTEIVQKVFENYGDRYAKDCKAAN; encoded by the coding sequence ATGAAGACGCAAATGACGTTGGCCGCAGCCGCCTTGCTGCTTGGCACCGCGGTGAGCCCTTCCCTCGCCCAGGAGAAAATCAAGCTGGGTGTGATCGTAACCCTCTCGGGACCCGCCGCCGCGCTCGGCCAACAGGTTCGCGACGGCTTTGCGCTCGGGGTCAAGGATCTTGGCGGCAAGATGGGCGGCCGCGATGTCGAGGTCGTCGTGGTCGACGACGAATTGAAGCCGGACGCAGGGGTCACCAAGGTCAAGGGCCTTCTGGAGCGCGACAAGGTCGACTTCGTGGTCGGTCCGATCTTCTCGAACATCCTCCAGGCGATTCACCGGCCGGTCACGGAATCGAAGACCTTCCTGATCAGCCCCAATGCCGGCCCGTCGACGTTTGCCGGCAAGGACTGCAACCCGTTCTTCTATGTGACCTCGTATCAGAACGATCAGGTGCACGAGATCCTCGGCAAGGTCGCGCAGGATCGCGGCTACAAGCGCATGTATCTGATGGTGCCGAATTATCAGGCCGGCAAGGACTCGGTCGCCGGCTTCAAGCTCGACTACAAGGGCGAGATCGTCGAGGAATCCTACATGCCGCTGAACACGCTGGACTTCCAGCCGGAGCTTTCCAAGATTTCATCGCAGAAGCCGGATGCGCTCTTCACGTTCATGCCCGGCGGCCTCGGGGTCAATCTCGTCAAGCAATACCGGCAGGCCGGCCTTGCCGACAGCATTCCGGTGCTCTCGGCTTTCACGGTGGATGAATCGACCTTGCCGGCGCAGCAGGACGCCGCAGTCGGCATGTTCGGCGGCGCGAACTGGGCGCCCAATCTCGACAATCCCCAGAACAAGAAGTTCGTCGCCGCCTACGAGGCCGCCTATAACGGCGTGCCGGGCACCTACGCCTTCCAGGCGTATGATGCCGCGATGCTGATCGACAGCGCCGTCAAGGCCGTGAAGGGCGACCTCTCCAACAAGGACGCGGTCGCGGCCGCTCTGAAAAAGGCCGACTTCACCTCGCTGCGCGGCGCCTTCAAGTTCAACACCAACGGCTATCCGATCCAGGATTTCTACCTTACCAAAGTCGCCAAGCGCGCGGACGGCAAGTTCCAGACCGAGATCGTCCAGAAAGTCTTTGAGAATTACGGCGACCGCTACGCCAAGGACTGCAAGGCGGCGAACTAA
- a CDS encoding flavin-dependent oxidoreductase, with protein MKAIIVGGGIGGLTTALMLRSRGLACEIFEQSDTIRELGVGINTLPHAMRELAGLGLLQQLDDVAIRTDQLYYLNRHGQEVWREARGIDAGHDVPQFSIHRGRLQGVIHRAVEERLGPEAIHTGCRLGAFTQDEAGVTAYFFDRAGAHIHTARGDILIGADGIHSRVRDTLFPGEGPPCWNGLMLWRGARDWPLFLTGKSMIVAGGLNAKVVIYPIAEGSSPASRLTNWAVLVKVGEGNAPPPRKEDWSRPGRREELMPHVARFSVPYVDVKSLISATPEFYEYPTCDRDPLPYWSSGRVTLLGDAAHPMYPVGSNGASQAILDARCLADALVRAEHPRQALLEYEKKRLPMTADIVRSNRRGGPEGVIDAVEQLAPDGFDNIDNVLSYSQREAIVRGYATKAGFAAVPGLAAVRA; from the coding sequence ATGAAGGCGATTATCGTCGGTGGCGGTATCGGTGGTCTCACCACCGCATTGATGCTGCGCTCGCGGGGCCTGGCTTGCGAGATCTTCGAGCAGTCCGACACCATCCGCGAGCTTGGCGTCGGCATCAACACGCTGCCCCATGCCATGCGCGAGCTGGCGGGCCTTGGTCTGCTCCAGCAGCTTGACGATGTCGCGATCCGCACCGACCAGCTCTATTACCTCAACCGCCATGGCCAGGAAGTCTGGCGCGAGGCCCGCGGTATCGACGCCGGCCACGATGTGCCGCAATTCTCGATCCACCGCGGCCGCCTTCAGGGCGTCATCCATCGGGCTGTCGAGGAGCGGCTCGGGCCGGAGGCCATCCACACCGGCTGCCGCCTCGGTGCCTTCACGCAGGACGAGGCCGGCGTCACCGCTTACTTCTTCGATCGCGCTGGCGCGCACATCCATACCGCGCGCGGCGACATCCTGATTGGTGCTGACGGCATCCATTCGCGGGTCCGTGACACGCTGTTCCCGGGCGAGGGGCCGCCATGCTGGAACGGACTGATGCTATGGCGCGGTGCGCGGGATTGGCCGCTATTCCTCACCGGCAAATCGATGATCGTCGCCGGCGGCCTCAACGCCAAGGTGGTGATCTATCCGATCGCGGAGGGATCGAGCCCGGCGAGCCGTCTCACCAATTGGGCGGTGCTGGTGAAGGTCGGCGAGGGCAATGCCCCGCCGCCCCGGAAGGAAGACTGGTCGCGGCCGGGCCGGCGCGAGGAGTTGATGCCGCATGTGGCGCGCTTCTCGGTGCCTTACGTCGATGTGAAGAGCCTGATCTCGGCCACGCCCGAGTTCTACGAATATCCGACCTGCGACCGCGATCCATTGCCCTATTGGTCATCGGGCAGAGTCACGCTGCTCGGCGATGCCGCGCATCCGATGTATCCGGTTGGCTCCAATGGTGCCTCGCAGGCCATCCTCGATGCGCGCTGCCTCGCCGACGCGCTGGTGCGCGCCGAGCACCCGCGCCAAGCCTTGCTTGAATACGAGAAGAAGCGCCTGCCCATGACTGCGGACATCGTCCGCTCCAACCGGCGCGGCGGCCCCGAGGGCGTCATCGACGCCGTCGAGCAGCTCGCGCCTGATGGTTTCGACAATATCGACAACGTGCTGAGCTATTCTCAGCGTGAGGCGATCGTGCGCGGCTATGCCACCAAGGCCGGCTTCGCCGCAGTGCCGGGACTTGCGGCGGTGCGCGCCTGA